Sequence from the Rubidibacter lacunae KORDI 51-2 genome:
GTATTTTGACAAGCGGCAAGGTCGCCGATAGACGCAATAGGTACCCTCAATTCTCAGGTCTTACCAGCTCGCACTCGGGCCAGTTCGGCTTTAGCTTCCTGCCAGAGTTGTTCGAGTTCGTCCAGAGTGTGGTCGCTTAGCGGGCGATTGGTAAACGCCTCCATGGCTTCTAAGCGATGGACGAAGCGTTGATTGGTCCCGTGGAGAGCCTCTGAGGGATTGAGCCCGTACCATCGCGCAATATTTACCAAGGTAAATAACAGGTCTCCGAGCTCGGCCTGTTGCTCGACAGTTGTTTCCTCTTGCAGGGCCGTTTCGAACTCGGCCAACTCCTCGCGGAACTTGTCCCAAACTCCATCCGCAGTTTGCCACTCAAACCCCGCTGCTGCAGCCTTCTGGGAAATCTTGAAGCCTGCCAAGAGGGGGGGCAGCGAATGGGCATACTTTTCAAGCTTGCGGCTGAGGCGCTGGGCAAGTTCTGGAGTCTCGCCTTTCTCAGTAACTTTGATTTGCTCCCAATTGGCATGCACCTGCTCTGCGTTGTCAACGACTAAGTCGCCAAATACATGTGGGTGCCGGCGGATCAGCTTCTGGGTGATGCCGCGCGCTACAGCTTCGAGGTTGAATGCTCCTGCGTCACTTGCAACTTGCGATTGCAATACGACCTGAAGGAGTAAATCGCCTAGTTCCTCGACGATCGCGTCCTGTTGCTCGGACCGAATCGCAGCAGCGACCTCGTAAGCTTCTTCAATAACATAAGGAACGAGCGTTTGCGGCGTTTGTGCTAAGTCCCAGGGACAACCTTTCTCCGGATCGCGCAGTTGAGCGACAACAATAATTAACTCTTGCAGCGCTTCTAAGATCGAGCGATCGACTGCACTGAGAGTATCGGGCGAAAAGGACATGCAAAACTCTCCACCAGCAACTTCTCCATCAATTATCGACTAGAACTCTCAACAGGTGACCGACCGCCGCTGGTGTTGGCGAGTAATTGCTCCAGGCTCCAGGGAGAAAACCGAGACCTGATAAACAAGCTGAGTAACTTAAGCTATGGGTTGTCGCGACGCGGGAGTTTGCGGGTACGGGTCTGCATATCCACAACTCACAAGCTCATACCAGCTCAAGGAAGTGCTCCGATTGATGGCAATTCGGGAACCCTTATTGCTATTGGGCACCTCGGAAAATTGCCGGATTATGGCCTGCCGGCGATTGCAATACCCGCGCTGCCGTGCCGCCCATCGGTCTTAAGCAAAAGAATCGAGGTGGCCTTTAGATTTTTTGCTTTATCTGTCGAAGGCATTGAGCCGATTTATATCACAATTCAGCACTCGCAACCCTTGCCGGAGGCAGTTTAGCCGATTGCTTGGCTGCGGCCAGATAACTACTTTGCCTAGCCTGGATTATTCATGAACTCTTACGCGGAGACCCTAAAGCTTTTGCCGTGAAAGACTTGCAGACTTTTTCGCTCAATGACAGTGCGTTTCTATTCACCTAGATTGGAGCCTAGTCAGAGCAAAGGTTTGAGGCCTCGTAAAAATCTTCGTGAATAATCCAGGCTAGGAGAGGCTCCGAAGCAAAGTAGGCGAGCTCAGTTTCCCTCCCAGTACATTCCACCGAGGTGCCACCGCGACGGCGATCGCCCAACCCTACTCTGCCTCTAGGGTCCGAATCGGCAACTTCAGCGTGAAACAGCTACCGCAGCCGAACTCTGACTCCACGAAAATCTCGCCGTCATGGAGCTGTGCCAATTTCTGTGACAATACCAACCCTAGTCCCGTGCCGCGCTGCTTGCGGTTAAGCGGGCTATCAATTTGCTGGAATGGCTGAAACAACTTGTCCAAGTCCTCTGGCTTGATACCAATACCCGTGTCGATCGTTGCAAAGGCGATACAGTTGTTTGCGCGCTCCACCCGCAACTGCACCATCCCAACTTCGGTGAACTTGACTGCGTTTGCTAGTAAGTTGACCAAGATCTGCTGCAAGCGCCTTCTGTCGGCTACACAGGCAATCGCATCGGTAGCAATTTCTAGCTGCAGCTCCAATCCGCGAACGCGAGCTGCCTCGTGCACCAATGACAGCGAT
This genomic interval carries:
- the mazG gene encoding nucleoside triphosphate pyrophosphohydrolase: MSFSPDTLSAVDRSILEALQELIIVVAQLRDPEKGCPWDLAQTPQTLVPYVIEEAYEVAAAIRSEQQDAIVEELGDLLLQVVLQSQVASDAGAFNLEAVARGITQKLIRRHPHVFGDLVVDNAEQVHANWEQIKVTEKGETPELAQRLSRKLEKYAHSLPPLLAGFKISQKAAAAGFEWQTADGVWDKFREELAEFETALQEETTVEQQAELGDLLFTLVNIARWYGLNPSEALHGTNQRFVHRLEAMEAFTNRPLSDHTLDELEQLWQEAKAELARVRAGKT